Within the Epinephelus lanceolatus isolate andai-2023 chromosome 22, ASM4190304v1, whole genome shotgun sequence genome, the region tgaatctctttgtagttgttttgtgtctcttcctggtgattttaatgtctCTATAGTTGATTTATTGTCTTTGTTGTCGTCTCTTTTCAGtaattttgcatgttttttgtggtcgttttgcaTCTCCATCTAattgttttgcgtctctttgtagtttttttgtgactatttgtggttgttttgcatttttttgtggttgtaTTGTAACTCTGTGGTTGTCTTGCCACTGCCTGCTGATGTGTGACCATGTAAAGGTTATACATAAAGTTCGGTAACTTGCAGCAGAGACACTGAAGCTACGCAACTCTTCTTTTACCTCAAAGAACAATTATGATAGAAACAGCTGAGATCCATCACTTCCCTCTGCTCCATTTCACCTGACCCATTTCTTAACCCGATGAGACTAAAATAAATACCCCTTTTTTCACTCTAAGTAAACACTGCTCAGTGCTGGCATGTGGCCCTGACTTTATCTTATCACTCAGAGGTGCCACAGATACTGCAGAGGACAGCCCTCTACAGTGAATTTCACTGATGTGTTGCTCAATAACTCAGATCTACAGTACCTGCAGCGTTAGATCAAAGATCAGGAGCGTAATTCAGGGTCCAGAAACGCCTCAGTGGAGAACACTATTGCGGGCGAGAGCAGAAagttcttttctgtttttttaagtttttttaattcttaaaatgaaaacaatggttGAAATATGCACCTGTCCGCCTGTTAGTCATAACATCGACCTCTATGTAACCTGGAGAGGGTTTAATAACTCCTCTGGCGGCCGTAGCCCATTGACATGCTTTTCCAGGATTAGGCGGCGTAGAGGATGATGCTGGCGTTGTAAATACTGACTTGATTGGCTAGTTGCTGGGACACTGTGCCGTTCGGTCACATTGTCAGCTTATGTTAGGATATCATGTCGCTGAAGTGCAGGGTCATAATTCCATTAAACTGCGACCTGGTGATGAGACAAGGAGCTGTCAGCAGGCACTCGGACACACTGGAACTGTGATAATGCAGCTTAATGGAAGCTTAGAGAAGTGAGCATCCTGGAAAACGTTGTTTAACAAACATTTAACGTCATGTTTGAGAGGAAGCTGTAGTTTAGGATGGTTTTACCTCTGTTTTGTCAGTTTCAAAGGGAAACCTCGGCATTAAAACGACTGTAATTTCAGTTTTTGGTTCATATTTTTGCTgatttttatgtctctgttccctcctctctctttatAGACATCTGTGCCATGGGTGTGAAGATGCTGCAGTGTTTTCCTTTCTACAGACGCTGCAAAGAGCGGTGCAAGAGCAGGCAGTGCCCTCCCGCGGCAGGTGAGGAGCAGCTACAGACTGAATAAATAGCCATTTCATGACGAAACGCTCTGATAAAGCCTGACTTTctatctctctcttcctcagTTCCCATTGAGGAGATGAAGCCCCGTCTGTGCTCAACGACATCCTCGGGCAGCGAAAGTGAAGGAGCAGGAAGCCTGAGTCGGGGCTCCCAGATATACTTCTCCACCAAGGCCAGGCTGTCTTTTAGACACCAGCTGGACAGCAACATCAACGCAGTGGACGCCACCTACTGAGGAGGACGAAGGGCTGCAGAGGAGATAAATGGACTCCTGTGTATAAAAGTTTCCCGTTGCCCATTCATGCTTGGACGCTGCGGTGCGGACTGTTAGCTGAGCGAGTGCATCTATCGCCACCTTTAGATGTGATCAACAATAGTTGTGCACGACCACTTGTTTACAGAATTCACAACCAAAatgtgcattacttttttttttattgtttctttttttatttcttttttttgactacctttgtggaaaaaaaagcagatttttgaatttgttgttgagtttCGGTTTCACAAAGCAGGATGAGGGAGTTCACCGTTCAAGTATCAGGTTTCTCACACCTTCTTAAACATCAAATTCACTTTTCAAGGTCTTTCCAGGCCCAATTTCCTCAAATTCAAGGACCCTACATGGCGTTTACCTCAACCACTCATACACGCATGTGACTGTCACACTTTCTCCGGCCATGACCTAAAAAAGTCCAGTCAAAATTTGTGATCATGAACTACTACTCTCTCtcaagccagaaaccagagaaggaagtctcaaacttgtgatgtcatagggatAAAGTCTGGAGATGCTTCATAGACAATGAAtaggagactgattttgtggcgTTCTCAGTTCTGGAACAGCAAATGTCGCCATATGCTCAGAACATTCTCAAGGGTGCTCTCAGCGTCatctagaacagtggttcccaactggtgggtcatggcccattctgaatggaccactacttgacagagacagcaaactagcgcGAAGACACGTCCAAACTTAAGTATGACATCGAATATATTATATTGTGGGACCTCGAACTAATGACAAATGAGAAATTTGGACCCTGTGgatggaccagttgggaacaacTGATCTAGAACATCCTTCCCAATTGTCTATGTCCGAAATTTCGTACTAACATGATATTTAGTAGGCCGAACCAGTATGTGAGCTTCTTTTAGCATGGTACGAAACCTTAGTATGTGGACTGCATACTACTTCCTGTTAAATATAACAATATGTTAACACTGCACGCTACACCAGCATAAATATCCTACAATGCAATGTTAAAGACAACAGCGTTCGTCTGAAAGAGACAGACTTGacgggagaaactttgacccatgcttacaaacattttggggACAGGAAATTTCCGACGCAGATgttgaggtggaagcctgattgtagaaactgtcaattatttttttgggcacgCCACTTTTGGCTTTTATCCATACGTACATTCAATGTTTTAGAGCTGAGGTAGGTACAGATCACCATGGTTACGCATCTCCAACCTGCAAGTTGGTTCTCAGGAAGCAAGTAATTACAGCTTGGTGgtatttatttacacaaaaGTATGTTGAACGAGAGTATACATGTTGGGTGTGTAGTGCACATTGTGCTATTTCAGATGCAGTGAATGTCTGTGAGGCAGCTCCAGacttatgacatcacaaattagAGATTTTGCACTCCATGTTGCATTACGTTGActgatatttttggactgtctcagACCATTGGATTATGGTgcattaattttaaaaatggatGTGATTATCTGTcaagtaaaaataagaaaaaataagcaCCTATATTTCTATTCTTgtataaattatataaatttAAGCACTTTCAATGACCCTCGTTtattaatgtctactttaaaacacttttaaggccttgttttttcttcaaattCACAAACTTTCAAGGACCAGTGGGATCCCTGAAGTATAATGGTGAATGTCTTCATCCAGACCTCATGAAAATCATGTTTCTAACCCGACTGTTGAAGTTTCTCATATCcagaacatttttattttctgatccTGCTGTTGTGAAAGGACAATGAAAGGAAACAGAGGACGCTCAGCAGCTGTTCCTCTTTTTGCCTCTAGTTAGTTCCTCTTCTGAGAGCGTTCAGTAAACTGAGCTGCACAGCAAGACGTATTTCTCTTAGGTATTGTGTCAGTCATGTTTGGCTTCAGCTCACTCTGGCTAACTATTTTTCTCTCatatttttgtaattaaaaaaaaaactcctggtTGCATTTGATATTGAAATGtatttactttctttcttttttttttaataacaaacCTTGAGGATGAACATGGTTCTGTATTTGCCGACGATGAACACTTGTGAATGTTAAGTGCTGATGATCCCAAGTGACTGTGAAAACCTgctggaatttcaaaattcaatGTTCGTCCTTTGATGCAAAAATCATTACCACGTCCTCAAATCTACAGTATGTCAAAAGAAAAGTATCTTTATTCTTTACTAACAAAATAACAActaaaaaatgtacatttaaaaacgtctcctgtgtttttgttgttggtgaATGTGAAGTTTCGCAGCATGAAATGTGATGATTACACACAGTGATGTACAGAAAGCATTGCTCCAAAAGTGACTGACATCATTTTTAACGTCGCAACAACGTTTATTTAAGAAATTAGTTCACtggtataaaaaaacaaaaacagtctaTAGACAAACTCCAAACCTGTGACCTCATCACTGCATGTTTTTGGGTTTGGAGATGACGCCGTCGGGGTAGCGACTCTTAAATCGAGCCACGACGTCAGGATCCAGGAGATGAATGCCATCCAGCTGGTTTCCAAGAGTTACCCTACACACGGAGAAGGAAAAAGATCAGTCATTCAggacatgtaaataaatacgTAGAGGAGTTGGT harbors:
- the LOC144459672 gene encoding uncharacterized protein C17orf114, giving the protein MGVKMLQCFPFYRRCKERCKSRQCPPAAVPIEEMKPRLCSTTSSGSESEGAGSLSRGSQIYFSTKARLSFRHQLDSNINAVDATY